A window of the Xiashengella succiniciproducens genome harbors these coding sequences:
- a CDS encoding TolC family protein, whose product MRVFRINILILLLTLGVAVSGQEDSLSVYLATAAKNNPEVRAAFAGYQASLRRVNAAGALPDPQLEIGFFLQPMDIIDGRQIADITLMQMFPWFGVNKAARTEAMHMSRMAFQQFREARNRIFLQVYTSWYRLFQLKRQLSFLQESRDYLHQLENLALAGLRSDEGMSSPGMTDVLRIRIELAEAENSIENTVSALKAETARFNALLNRPADTRLFIPDSIKTMEIETELPLLLEKAKANSPMLGMISAEEDGIRAKALMDKRMGYPMLGVGIQYSVIGKRTGVHVPVGHMNGDDMIMPMLSVTLPIYRNKYKAQQEANAHLLEARKEQYQATINNLESELYMAGHDLQEAARMIRLLDKQEQLALSAYRLMLTDYSSGATQLGQLLEMQRELLNFRLQKAQATAEYNINAALIKNLISDFEINE is encoded by the coding sequence ATGAGAGTCTTTAGGATAAATATACTAATTCTACTCCTAACGTTAGGAGTAGCAGTTTCAGGACAGGAGGATTCCCTCAGTGTGTATCTTGCAACTGCAGCCAAAAATAATCCGGAGGTCAGGGCAGCCTTTGCTGGCTACCAGGCTTCACTCAGAAGGGTCAATGCCGCAGGAGCACTGCCTGATCCCCAACTTGAGATAGGGTTCTTCCTGCAACCGATGGATATCATCGACGGACGTCAGATCGCCGATATTACGCTGATGCAGATGTTTCCCTGGTTTGGAGTCAATAAGGCTGCACGCACCGAGGCAATGCATATGTCCAGGATGGCTTTTCAGCAATTCAGGGAAGCAAGGAACAGAATATTTCTGCAAGTCTATACAAGTTGGTACAGGCTCTTTCAACTTAAAAGACAACTGTCCTTTCTGCAGGAAAGCAGGGATTACCTACACCAGTTGGAAAACCTTGCCCTTGCCGGACTCAGGTCCGATGAAGGGATGTCATCACCCGGCATGACAGATGTGCTGCGAATTCGTATCGAACTGGCAGAGGCAGAAAACAGCATAGAGAATACTGTTTCGGCCCTGAAAGCTGAAACGGCAAGGTTCAACGCATTGCTTAACCGTCCTGCTGATACCCGCTTGTTTATTCCCGACAGTATTAAAACTATGGAAATTGAAACCGAACTGCCTCTTTTGTTAGAAAAAGCTAAGGCAAATAGTCCAATGCTCGGAATGATAAGTGCGGAAGAGGATGGCATCAGGGCTAAAGCCCTGATGGATAAGCGTATGGGCTATCCCATGCTGGGTGTTGGTATTCAATATTCGGTAATTGGCAAAAGAACCGGGGTGCATGTACCTGTAGGCCATATGAACGGAGATGATATGATAATGCCAATGTTATCGGTCACATTGCCTATCTATCGCAATAAGTACAAGGCTCAGCAGGAAGCAAACGCCCACCTTCTGGAAGCAAGGAAAGAACAGTACCAGGCCACAATCAACAACCTGGAGTCTGAACTTTATATGGCCGGGCACGATCTTCAGGAAGCAGCCCGGATGATACGATTGCTTGATAAGCAGGAACAGCTGGCACTCAGCGCCTACCGCCTGATGCTTACTGACTATAGTTCGGGAGCAACCCAGCTTGGGCAGCTTCTGGAGATGCAAAGGGAGCTGTTGAACTTCAGGCTTCAAAAGGCCCAGGCAACAGCTGAATACAACATCAATGCAGCCCTTATAAAGAATCTGATATCCGATTTTGAGATTAATGAATAA
- a CDS encoding efflux RND transporter permease subunit, translating to MINRIIKYFLENRLITVILLMALTLWGLSTAPFNWHTSLLPRDPVPVDAIPDIGDNQQIVATEWMGRSPRDIQDQITYPLTTALLGIPGVRTIRSTSMFGMSFIYIIFEDDVEFYWSRSRILEKLNSLPPGTLPDGVQPSLGPDATALGQIFWYTLEGRDPRTGKPVGGWDPDELRAVQDYHVRYALASANGVAEVASIGGFVREYQIELDPAAMKAHNVSAAEIMMAVQNSNLDIGAGTIEINKAEYLVRGLGYIKSVADIEEAVVMVDMGVPVRIKDVARVNLGPEPRRGGLDKEGVEAVGGVVVARYGSNPLEVINNIKDKIKEVEHGLPQKVLDNGTVSQLTIVPFYDRSGLIHETIGTLEEALTHEILISIIVVIVLVLNLRASIAISSMLPIAVLISFIAMKKTGVDANIVALSGIAIAIGVVIDVGVVFVENIIKHLERSENKGARGGKALVAVIYEGVKEVSAPVLTAMLTTIVSFLPVFALEAQEGKLFKPLAYTKTFSLGAALIIGMIVLPTIVYYLFSIKITSQRLLKAGNYILVAGGLLLFILSGTVPFLALSLFGANNLLSSRWKNHKIPLYINVAIALAATVYLLTSQWLPLGPGKGMMANLFVVLLLVSVVLAMLWSLVVYYEKILRWCLANRMKFMMIPLITTVLGFTVWLGFDKVFGFVAGGFEAAGFKNIRQTAFWQTPSGWFPGMGKEFMPAFDEGSFLLMPTSMPHTGVEQNLELIAALDRRISAIPEVEMTVGKWGRVNSALDPAPAQMFENVINYRSEYILDENGHPVRFKVNRNGEYILKGGSVYNPKQDGFRVIPADSLIPHKRGNYFRQWRPEIKSPDDIWQEIVNVTHLPGLTSAPKLQPINARIVMLSTGMRAPMGLKVSGPDLEAIEEGGRLLEAALKEVPAILPSTVFYDRAVGAPYIEISLKRREMARYGIQVTELQDLISAAIGGMALTTTVEGRERYPVRIRYPRELREDPSQLEKLLIPTAAGVQIPLGEVADIEYTRGAQMIQSENTFLIGYVIFDKVEGRAEVDVVEEADAFLKARIASGKLTLPPGVSYSFAGNYEQQARAAGRLMLIIPLSLLVILLILYFQFRSVTASFIHFSGVIVAFAGGFILLWLYGQPWFLNFEVSGVNLRDMLQMRSYNLSIAVWVGFIALFGISTSDGVLMGTYIHETFLARNPQTRDEIREAVVYAGLRRVRPAAMTTATTLIALLPVLTSTGKGSDIMVPMAIPTFGGMLIQSMTMFVVPIFQCWWREWALKKEKPESKMEE from the coding sequence ATGATAAACAGGATAATCAAATATTTTTTGGAGAACCGGCTAATAACCGTAATCCTGCTGATGGCACTTACTCTCTGGGGCCTGTCAACTGCGCCATTCAACTGGCATACAAGCCTTCTGCCGAGAGACCCGGTGCCTGTCGATGCAATACCCGATATCGGAGATAACCAACAGATAGTTGCCACAGAATGGATGGGGCGCTCACCCAGAGACATACAGGATCAGATTACCTATCCGCTTACCACTGCACTCCTAGGTATACCAGGTGTAAGAACCATCCGCAGTACATCTATGTTCGGTATGTCCTTTATCTATATAATCTTCGAAGACGATGTTGAATTTTACTGGAGTCGCTCACGTATTCTTGAGAAGCTTAACTCCCTGCCACCAGGTACCCTGCCAGATGGGGTCCAGCCCAGTCTTGGTCCTGACGCCACTGCTTTGGGACAGATATTCTGGTACACTCTCGAGGGCAGGGATCCAAGGACAGGGAAACCTGTAGGAGGTTGGGATCCTGATGAACTAAGAGCCGTCCAGGACTACCATGTACGCTATGCCCTTGCATCTGCCAATGGTGTTGCTGAGGTAGCATCAATAGGAGGGTTCGTAAGGGAATACCAGATAGAGCTTGACCCTGCTGCAATGAAGGCACATAATGTTTCGGCTGCTGAGATTATGATGGCAGTTCAAAACAGCAACCTCGACATAGGTGCAGGAACTATTGAGATCAATAAAGCAGAATATCTTGTCAGGGGACTAGGCTATATCAAAAGCGTAGCTGACATTGAAGAGGCAGTTGTGATGGTTGATATGGGAGTCCCTGTCAGGATAAAAGATGTCGCACGGGTCAATCTGGGTCCGGAACCTCGAAGAGGCGGCCTTGACAAGGAAGGTGTCGAAGCTGTCGGAGGGGTTGTAGTAGCCCGCTATGGTTCAAATCCCCTCGAGGTAATTAACAATATAAAGGACAAGATCAAAGAGGTCGAACATGGCCTGCCTCAAAAGGTACTGGACAACGGAACTGTCTCCCAGCTTACTATTGTTCCTTTCTACGACAGATCTGGTCTTATCCACGAAACCATAGGGACTCTGGAGGAAGCCCTGACCCACGAAATTCTGATAAGCATTATTGTTGTTATTGTCCTTGTTCTCAACCTTAGGGCCTCAATCGCAATTTCAAGTATGCTTCCCATTGCCGTACTAATCTCATTTATAGCAATGAAGAAGACCGGTGTAGATGCAAATATTGTTGCCCTGTCAGGTATTGCAATTGCTATCGGAGTAGTTATAGATGTGGGGGTAGTATTCGTTGAGAATATAATCAAACACCTTGAAAGGTCTGAAAACAAAGGCGCCAGAGGAGGTAAGGCCCTGGTTGCAGTCATCTATGAAGGAGTAAAGGAAGTGTCGGCTCCGGTACTGACAGCCATGCTCACTACAATAGTCAGTTTTCTTCCCGTCTTCGCCCTTGAAGCTCAGGAAGGGAAGTTGTTCAAGCCCCTGGCTTACACAAAAACATTCTCACTCGGAGCAGCTCTGATAATAGGCATGATAGTACTGCCAACCATTGTCTATTACCTGTTTTCTATTAAGATTACCTCACAGAGGTTGCTTAAAGCAGGCAACTATATACTTGTAGCCGGAGGTCTTCTGCTGTTTATCCTAAGTGGAACTGTCCCCTTCCTTGCCCTAAGCCTTTTTGGAGCCAACAACCTACTATCATCCCGATGGAAAAACCATAAGATCCCACTCTATATTAACGTAGCCATAGCTCTTGCAGCAACTGTCTATCTCCTGACCTCACAGTGGCTGCCCCTGGGACCGGGCAAAGGTATGATGGCCAACCTCTTTGTCGTACTGCTCCTTGTTTCAGTGGTACTGGCAATGCTCTGGAGCCTGGTTGTCTATTATGAAAAGATCCTGCGGTGGTGCCTTGCCAACAGGATGAAATTCATGATGATACCATTGATAACAACTGTGCTGGGCTTTACTGTCTGGCTGGGTTTTGACAAGGTATTTGGCTTTGTGGCCGGAGGTTTTGAAGCCGCCGGCTTCAAAAACATCAGGCAAACTGCTTTCTGGCAGACCCCATCGGGATGGTTTCCAGGCATGGGCAAGGAGTTTATGCCAGCATTTGATGAAGGTTCTTTCTTATTGATGCCAACTTCCATGCCACATACCGGGGTGGAGCAGAACCTGGAACTGATTGCTGCGTTAGACAGGCGCATCAGTGCAATTCCAGAGGTTGAAATGACAGTAGGCAAATGGGGCAGGGTCAACTCAGCCCTGGACCCTGCGCCTGCACAGATGTTTGAAAATGTGATAAACTATCGTTCGGAATATATCCTTGACGAAAATGGACACCCGGTACGCTTCAAGGTCAACCGTAATGGGGAGTACATCCTCAAAGGTGGTTCTGTTTACAACCCAAAGCAGGACGGTTTCAGGGTGATACCTGCCGACAGCCTGATTCCCCACAAAAGAGGAAACTATTTCAGACAGTGGAGACCTGAGATAAAGAGTCCGGATGACATCTGGCAGGAAATCGTAAATGTGACACACCTGCCGGGACTTACCTCAGCTCCCAAACTTCAACCAATTAATGCACGGATCGTGATGCTTTCAACGGGAATGAGGGCCCCAATGGGACTTAAGGTCTCTGGTCCCGACCTCGAAGCTATTGAGGAAGGAGGCAGGTTACTCGAAGCTGCACTAAAAGAGGTGCCGGCAATACTCCCATCGACTGTTTTCTACGACAGGGCTGTTGGTGCCCCCTATATTGAGATCTCACTCAAACGCAGAGAGATGGCACGTTATGGTATCCAGGTGACCGAATTGCAGGATCTTATCAGTGCTGCTATTGGAGGGATGGCCCTTACAACAACTGTAGAAGGCAGAGAACGCTACCCGGTTCGCATCAGGTATCCACGTGAACTCAGAGAAGACCCCAGTCAACTGGAAAAGCTGCTGATACCAACGGCGGCAGGAGTACAGATCCCCCTGGGAGAGGTAGCTGATATTGAATATACCCGGGGTGCACAGATGATACAAAGCGAAAATACCTTCCTGATAGGCTATGTGATATTCGACAAGGTAGAAGGAAGGGCAGAAGTTGACGTGGTAGAGGAGGCTGATGCATTCCTGAAAGCCAGGATTGCCTCAGGTAAGCTAACTCTCCCACCCGGAGTGTCCTACAGTTTTGCAGGCAACTACGAACAACAGGCAAGGGCCGCAGGCAGGTTGATGCTGATCATTCCGCTAAGCCTTCTTGTGATACTGCTAATACTATATTTTCAGTTCAGGTCAGTCACTGCTTCCTTTATCCACTTCTCAGGTGTTATTGTTGCCTTTGCAGGAGGTTTCATACTCCTATGGCTGTACGGACAACCCTGGTTTCTCAACTTTGAAGTAAGCGGGGTAAACCTAAGGGATATGCTGCAGATGAGGAGCTACAACCTCAGCATCGCCGTATGGGTCGGATTTATCGCTCTCTTTGGTATATCAACAAGTGACGGGGTGCTGATGGGAACTTATATTCACGAGACCTTCCTTGCACGAAACCCGCAAACCAGGGATGAAATCAGGGAGGCTGTAGTTTATGCGGGACTAAGACGTGTAAGACCTGCAGCAATGACAACGGCAACCACACTGATAGCACTACTGCCGGTACTCACCTCTACGGGTAAGGGCTCGGACATTATGGTTCCCATGGCCATACCAACCTTTGGGGGTATGCTGATACAATCAATGACCATGTTTGTAGTGCCCATCTTCCAGTGCTGGTGGCGTGAATGGGCCCTTAAGAAGGAAAAGCCTGAAAGTAAAATGGAGGAATAA
- the priA gene encoding replication restart helicase PriA: MEKKYADIVLPVPLPRLFTYSIPDEFAGTTAPGRRVVVSFGKRRLMSGVVFALHNNAPREYDTKAILSVLDDNEVVTQDQLALWEWIAAYYQCTVGEVYKAALPSGLKLESETRLYLNKDYEEVTDLPPRAYALINYLADNKYCTLDKAAVVTELKNVYPLVKRLIEAGIVLVNEEMTASYRPKTEQALVLHPKHRNEDALRDFFDSLGRAPKQLELLMTFVSQCGGVDKAIEGQRVLRRQLLAAVDGGSGAVAELIKKEGLAVEDVQVDRLGSFNGKIADVNPLSAVQVQALAEIRAGFEDGKPVLLHGVTSSGKTELYIHLIEETISKGRQALYLLPEIALTTQITNRLRSHFGDKLGVYHSRFSDGERVEVWKDMLTEGRFSVILGVRSSIFLPFRDLGLIIVDEEHDPSFKQYDPAPRYNARDVALLMARRASCNILLGTATPSIESYYHARSGMYHLVELTQRHEGIQLPLIEVVNTQEAKRRKLMQSHFSPRLLELVTKALENKEQVILFQNRRGFAPYLECSVCAWVPRCIHCDVSMTYHKHTESLVCHYCGYTETVRTRCGACGSPSLRTVGFGTQKVEEEIKVLFPEARVGRMDYDTTRGSKGYEKLISSFEKGELDILVGTQMVTKGLDFDRVSLVGILNADSMLNSPDFRAFERGFQMMAQVSGRAGRKNKRGRVVLQTSDPEHPVIRFVVSNEFKGFYEYHIAEREMFRYPPYYRLISLTVKHRDRKILQEASAFLGDVLKSGLGNRVLGPQEPPVSRIRDYFLQKILIKVERTASPSKTKEFIQSCIDQTVSKEPWKYVSVIADVDPM, from the coding sequence ATGGAAAAAAAGTACGCCGACATAGTGCTTCCGGTACCTTTGCCAAGGTTGTTTACCTATAGTATTCCGGATGAGTTTGCCGGCACGACGGCGCCGGGCCGTCGTGTTGTTGTCTCCTTTGGCAAGCGCCGGCTGATGTCGGGAGTTGTTTTTGCATTGCACAACAATGCACCTCGAGAGTATGATACAAAAGCCATACTAAGCGTACTTGATGACAATGAGGTTGTTACGCAGGATCAGCTGGCCCTGTGGGAGTGGATTGCAGCCTATTATCAATGCACAGTTGGGGAGGTCTATAAGGCGGCTTTGCCATCCGGACTTAAACTTGAGAGTGAGACAAGGCTATATCTAAACAAGGATTATGAGGAGGTGACAGATCTACCTCCCAGAGCCTATGCCCTTATAAACTATCTGGCAGACAATAAGTATTGTACACTCGACAAGGCTGCAGTTGTGACGGAGCTTAAGAATGTATATCCCCTTGTAAAGAGACTAATCGAAGCAGGTATTGTACTAGTAAATGAGGAGATGACGGCATCTTACCGGCCAAAGACAGAGCAGGCACTAGTGCTGCATCCGAAGCATAGAAATGAGGATGCTTTGAGGGACTTCTTCGATAGTCTTGGACGTGCACCTAAGCAGCTCGAGTTGCTGATGACTTTTGTTAGTCAGTGCGGAGGTGTAGACAAGGCCATTGAAGGTCAGCGGGTATTACGCAGGCAACTACTCGCAGCTGTGGATGGCGGAAGCGGGGCGGTTGCAGAACTGATAAAAAAGGAAGGACTGGCCGTTGAGGATGTACAGGTGGATCGCCTGGGATCTTTCAATGGAAAGATAGCTGATGTAAATCCGCTTTCTGCAGTTCAGGTTCAGGCCCTTGCTGAGATAAGAGCAGGCTTTGAGGACGGCAAACCGGTATTGTTGCATGGGGTTACTTCAAGCGGTAAGACCGAGCTATATATTCACCTTATAGAGGAAACGATAAGCAAAGGCAGGCAGGCCTTGTATCTGCTACCTGAGATTGCCCTTACAACCCAGATAACAAACAGACTCAGGTCACACTTTGGTGATAAGCTTGGGGTGTATCACTCCAGATTCTCTGATGGAGAGAGAGTAGAGGTGTGGAAGGATATGCTCACCGAAGGGCGTTTCAGCGTAATCCTTGGTGTTAGGTCGTCAATATTTCTGCCTTTCAGGGATCTGGGATTGATAATTGTTGATGAGGAGCATGATCCTTCATTTAAGCAATATGACCCTGCTCCCAGGTACAATGCCAGGGACGTGGCTCTGCTTATGGCAAGAAGGGCATCCTGTAATATATTACTGGGAACTGCAACACCTTCCATTGAGAGTTATTACCATGCCCGTAGTGGGATGTACCATCTTGTCGAACTGACGCAAAGACATGAAGGCATACAATTACCTCTGATAGAGGTTGTCAACACCCAGGAGGCGAAACGCAGAAAGCTGATGCAGTCGCACTTTTCGCCCAGACTTTTGGAACTTGTTACAAAGGCTCTAGAAAACAAGGAGCAGGTAATACTGTTTCAAAACCGCCGAGGTTTTGCCCCTTACCTTGAGTGCTCAGTCTGCGCATGGGTGCCACGTTGCATCCACTGTGACGTTAGCATGACCTATCATAAACATACAGAAAGTCTTGTTTGCCATTATTGTGGCTATACAGAGACGGTACGGACCAGGTGCGGTGCATGCGGTTCCCCCTCCCTCAGGACAGTGGGTTTTGGTACTCAAAAAGTGGAGGAAGAAATCAAGGTGCTTTTTCCGGAAGCCAGGGTTGGGCGGATGGATTATGACACAACCAGGGGAAGCAAGGGTTATGAGAAACTGATTAGCAGTTTTGAAAAAGGGGAGCTGGATATCCTTGTCGGTACACAAATGGTGACCAAGGGACTTGACTTTGACAGGGTAAGCCTTGTCGGCATCCTCAATGCCGACAGTATGCTCAACAGTCCCGATTTCAGAGCTTTTGAACGCGGTTTCCAGATGATGGCCCAGGTAAGTGGACGTGCGGGAAGAAAAAACAAGCGTGGACGTGTAGTACTTCAAACCAGTGATCCTGAACACCCGGTTATCAGGTTTGTGGTCAGCAATGAGTTTAAGGGCTTCTACGAATATCACATAGCAGAGAGGGAAATGTTCAGGTATCCTCCTTACTACAGGTTGATAAGTCTTACAGTAAAGCATCGAGACCGTAAGATTTTGCAGGAAGCATCGGCCTTTCTGGGTGATGTCCTAAAGTCGGGTCTCGGCAACAGAGTCCTTGGACCACAGGAGCCTCCGGTCTCAAGGATCAGAGATTATTTTTTGCAGAAAATCCTTATTAAAGTAGAGAGGACGGCGTCTCCGTCCAAGACAAAGGAATTTATCCAGTCCTGTATAGACCAGACGGTCTCTAAAGAGCCATGGAAGTATGTCAGTGTAATAGCAGACGTGGATCCAATGTAA
- the rpoN gene encoding RNA polymerase factor sigma-54 yields the protein MLKQSLQQKLLQKLSPLQIQVIKLLEIPTAQLEQRIKEELEENPVLEYGSDSESDDDYDYDYDGDSDSKESDMDKDELSIDEYINNDDIPAYRLQAKNYSKDDKHEDIPFSVGTSFHENLTSQLGLRDLTNRQLVIAEYVIGNIDEDGYLRREVDEIVDDIAFMQNMEISPDEVEEVIKVIQDFDPAGVGARDLRECLLLQLERKSGDSSALKNALEIIRDHFEEFTRKHFEKIARRKDLSDSELKDAIDEILKLNPKPGGALSNPLHKTVQHIIPDFILEYEDGEFQLSLNSRNLPELRINNTYSDMLNEYQVNRKNQSREQKEAVMFVKQKLDSAKWFIDAIKQRQNTLMLVMEAILDYQREYFVEGDETRLRPMILKDIAERTNLDISTVSRVSNSKYIQTHFGIFPLKYFFSEGLQTDTGEEVSTREIKKILEECIAAEDKRRPLTDEKLVQILREKSYNIARRTVAKYREQLNIPVARLRKEL from the coding sequence ATGCTGAAACAGAGCTTACAACAAAAGTTGCTTCAAAAGCTGTCGCCCTTGCAAATACAGGTGATAAAGCTTCTTGAAATTCCGACTGCACAGCTGGAGCAGAGGATTAAAGAGGAGTTGGAGGAGAATCCTGTGCTTGAATATGGTTCTGATTCAGAATCTGATGATGACTACGATTATGATTACGATGGAGATTCCGATTCCAAGGAATCTGATATGGATAAGGACGAGCTCTCAATAGACGAGTATATCAACAACGACGATATCCCTGCGTACAGACTTCAGGCCAAGAACTACTCCAAGGATGACAAGCATGAGGATATTCCCTTTTCAGTTGGGACTTCTTTTCATGAGAATCTTACAAGTCAGCTTGGACTGAGGGATCTAACCAACCGTCAGCTTGTAATTGCTGAATATGTAATTGGTAATATTGATGAAGACGGCTATCTCCGCAGGGAGGTGGATGAGATAGTTGATGATATTGCCTTTATGCAGAATATGGAAATCTCTCCTGATGAGGTTGAGGAGGTGATCAAGGTAATTCAGGATTTCGATCCGGCAGGTGTTGGAGCGCGTGATCTACGTGAGTGTCTTTTGCTTCAACTGGAGAGAAAGAGTGGTGACAGTTCTGCTCTTAAGAATGCTCTTGAAATTATTCGGGATCACTTTGAGGAATTTACACGCAAGCACTTTGAAAAAATAGCACGCCGCAAGGATCTTAGTGACAGTGAACTCAAGGATGCTATTGATGAGATTCTTAAGTTAAATCCCAAACCAGGAGGAGCACTCAGCAATCCACTGCATAAGACCGTGCAGCATATAATACCCGACTTTATTCTGGAATATGAGGATGGAGAGTTTCAGCTCTCACTAAACTCACGTAACCTGCCTGAGCTACGGATTAACAACACCTATTCCGATATGCTCAACGAGTATCAGGTCAACCGCAAGAATCAAAGCCGTGAGCAAAAGGAGGCTGTGATGTTTGTCAAGCAGAAGCTGGATTCGGCCAAGTGGTTTATCGATGCTATAAAGCAGAGGCAGAACACCCTGATGCTTGTTATGGAGGCAATACTGGATTATCAGAGGGAGTATTTCGTGGAGGGTGACGAGACAAGGCTCAGACCTATGATTCTGAAGGATATAGCAGAACGGACAAATCTTGATATCTCTACTGTATCGAGGGTATCAAACAGCAAATATATTCAGACCCACTTTGGAATTTTCCCGTTGAAGTATTTCTTCTCAGAAGGACTTCAGACTGATACCGGTGAAGAAGTGTCTACCCGTGAGATCAAGAAGATACTTGAAGAGTGTATTGCAGCTGAGGATAAGAGGAGGCCGTTGACGGACGAGAAGCTGGTACAGATCCTCAGAGAGAAATCTTACAACATTGCCCGCAGGACAGTGGCTAAGTACCGCGAGCAGCTCAATATTCCTGTTGCGCGACTGCGCAAGGAGCTGTAG
- a CDS encoding phosphatase PAP2 family protein, with product MRLASKVISFLFHPMLMATIGMYLILNIGPLSSILGADGKRLIYLIVFFSTAVLPVSLLPLFYQFGVIKSFQMESSRERVVPVMMTAFFYFLGYLLLKRLGVTGLIAGFMQATVIATIGAGLVSYYWKISMHTIGIGGLAAAIYAMSIHYSVDLSWILALIFLVAGLVGSARLYLGAHKPSQVYAGFLWGFLIVLGALI from the coding sequence ATGAGACTTGCAAGCAAAGTTATTTCTTTCCTGTTCCATCCCATGTTGATGGCAACAATAGGTATGTACCTGATCCTAAATATAGGTCCACTGTCTTCAATACTTGGTGCAGACGGCAAAAGACTAATCTATCTGATAGTGTTCTTTTCCACAGCAGTATTACCTGTTTCCCTGCTTCCTTTGTTTTATCAGTTTGGTGTCATTAAGAGCTTCCAGATGGAAAGTTCAAGGGAAAGAGTGGTGCCGGTAATGATGACAGCCTTCTTTTATTTTCTTGGCTATCTGTTATTAAAGCGCCTGGGAGTCACCGGGCTGATAGCTGGGTTTATGCAGGCAACCGTCATTGCCACCATAGGGGCAGGTCTTGTGTCATACTACTGGAAAATAAGCATGCATACAATAGGTATTGGAGGTCTGGCTGCTGCAATCTATGCTATGTCAATACACTACTCGGTTGACCTAAGCTGGATACTGGCATTGATATTTCTGGTAGCCGGATTAGTCGGTTCAGCCAGACTATATCTAGGAGCGCATAAACCCTCCCAGGTTTATGCGGGTTTTCTTTGGGGCTTTCTCATTGTACTCGGAGCCCTGATTTAA
- a CDS encoding 4-phosphoerythronate dehydrogenase: MKVVVDDKIPALKGVLDPYADVLYKEGKAISKEDLVDADALIVRTRTLCNKDLLEGTSVRMVATATIGTDHMDLAWLEQKGIHWCNAPGCNSGSVKQYIASVLAHLILDGTVPSETTLGIVGVGMVGSKIESLAKALGFKVLLNDPPRARREGADKFCSLDYLLSNSDIVTFHTPLIRQGEDATFHLMDESKLALLKKGAVVINSSRGEVCETRAMLKGLDNGQISRLVLDVWENEPNIDSKLHNKVWIGTPHIAGYSVDGKSNGSTMTIHAIAREFGLPLQDWQPTSLPVPDYPFIHLDNNSEPAYLTAAKAILRTYDILEDDKRLREDPEDFEKQRGSYPVRREFHIWEITPSRATRPETIEMLMALGFRVK; the protein is encoded by the coding sequence ATGAAAGTAGTTGTTGACGACAAGATACCGGCACTCAAGGGTGTACTTGATCCCTATGCAGATGTGCTTTACAAGGAAGGAAAAGCAATATCAAAAGAAGACCTTGTTGATGCGGATGCTCTTATAGTCAGGACAAGGACACTTTGTAACAAGGATCTGCTGGAAGGAACTTCTGTCAGGATGGTGGCAACTGCCACAATTGGTACCGATCACATGGATCTGGCATGGCTTGAGCAAAAAGGCATCCATTGGTGCAACGCACCGGGCTGCAATTCCGGTTCGGTAAAGCAATATATTGCTTCGGTACTGGCTCACCTGATACTTGACGGAACTGTGCCTTCGGAAACTACCCTCGGGATAGTGGGTGTCGGTATGGTAGGCTCTAAGATTGAAAGTCTTGCAAAGGCCCTGGGATTCAAAGTTCTCCTCAATGACCCCCCACGTGCAAGACGTGAGGGTGCTGACAAATTTTGCAGCCTCGACTACCTGCTTAGCAACTCAGATATTGTTACATTCCACACTCCACTTATTAGACAGGGCGAGGATGCAACCTTTCACCTGATGGATGAGTCAAAACTAGCTCTGTTGAAAAAGGGTGCTGTGGTAATCAACTCATCACGCGGTGAGGTATGCGAGACCAGGGCCATGCTGAAAGGTCTTGACAATGGACAAATATCGCGTCTTGTGCTTGACGTGTGGGAAAACGAACCTAATATAGATTCAAAGCTACATAACAAAGTATGGATTGGAACACCACATATTGCCGGCTATTCTGTCGATGGTAAGTCCAATGGTTCCACAATGACCATCCATGCAATTGCAAGGGAGTTTGGACTTCCCCTGCAGGATTGGCAACCGACATCTCTCCCGGTTCCCGACTATCCCTTTATTCATCTGGACAATAATAGCGAACCGGCTTATCTGACAGCCGCAAAAGCAATACTCAGGACCTACGACATACTAGAAGACGACAAACGTCTTAGGGAAGATCCAGAAGATTTTGAGAAACAGCGTGGCAGCTATCCCGTCAGAAGGGAGTTTCATATCTGGGAAATAACACCATCACGGGCAACAAGACCGGAAACCATCGAGATGCTGATGGCCTTAGGATTCAGAGTAAAATAA